In one window of Protaetiibacter larvae DNA:
- a CDS encoding carbohydrate ABC transporter permease, which produces MSANSPATRIEPRRSGVPYVLIIPAVVALLAGLAYPLVWQFITAFQDYGLAQQFGKPPEWVGFANFANLVLDGEFWAVLGRSLLFCVVTAFATVVIGVLMAVLMNAVGKVARLILQIAMLLAWATPVAAATTVFIWLFDRRRGVVNYLLDLLPGVDMNRYDWLGHPLTFFLVASILIVWMSVPFVSFAVYAGLTQVSDEVMEAAQIDGANAWQRFWRIVTPIIRPVLSIVLLLQLIWDLRVFAQITLLKDAGSKSGDFDLLGTYIYKLGASANDFGVASAVSIVVLIITLAISWAYVRDLIKEDEAQ; this is translated from the coding sequence ATGTCCGCGAACAGCCCGGCAACCCGCATCGAGCCCCGACGTTCGGGCGTCCCCTACGTCCTGATCATCCCCGCGGTGGTCGCCCTGCTCGCCGGGCTCGCCTACCCGCTCGTCTGGCAGTTCATCACGGCGTTCCAGGACTACGGACTCGCCCAGCAGTTCGGCAAGCCGCCGGAGTGGGTCGGCTTCGCCAACTTCGCCAACCTGGTGCTCGACGGCGAGTTCTGGGCGGTGCTCGGTCGCTCGCTGCTGTTCTGCGTCGTCACCGCCTTCGCGACCGTCGTGATCGGCGTGCTCATGGCCGTGCTCATGAACGCGGTGGGCAAGGTGGCCCGCCTCATCCTGCAGATCGCGATGCTGCTGGCCTGGGCCACCCCGGTCGCCGCCGCGACCACCGTGTTCATCTGGCTCTTCGACCGCCGGCGCGGCGTCGTCAACTACCTGCTCGACCTGCTCCCCGGTGTCGACATGAACCGCTACGACTGGCTCGGCCACCCGCTCACCTTCTTCCTCGTGGCGAGCATCCTGATCGTCTGGATGTCGGTGCCGTTCGTCTCCTTCGCGGTCTACGCGGGGCTCACCCAGGTGTCGGACGAGGTCATGGAGGCCGCGCAGATCGACGGCGCGAACGCCTGGCAGCGGTTCTGGCGGATCGTCACCCCCATCATCCGGCCGGTGCTCTCGATCGTGCTGCTGCTGCAGCTCATCTGGGATCTGCGGGTGTTCGCCCAGATCACCCTCCTCAAGGACGCCGGCTCCAAGTCGGGCGACTTCGACCTGCTCGGCACCTACATCTACAAGCTCGGCGCGAGCGCCAACGACTTCGGGGTGGCGAGCGCCGTCTCGATCGTCGTGCTCATCATCACGCTCGCCATCAGCTGGGCGTACGTCCGCGACCTGATCAAGGAGGATGAGGCACAGTGA
- a CDS encoding carbohydrate ABC transporter permease: MTLKLGRVVLTVVAIVLAVVWAFPVYWMVNSAFISTAVLQQFTPHFFPGEYFTPSNFAGAIADGSFWGALGMSISITLIVVAFCLVFAFLGAVAISRFKFRGRKTFVLALLLIQMLPAEGLFIAQYKMMSSLGLLNSIIGVSVIYIAAVIPFTVWMLRGFVAGVPAELEEAAMVDGLSRFQAFMRITFPLLAPGLVASGVYAFLQAWNEFTVAVVLLPAEAAQTLPLWLRGFVQASATRETDWGQVMAASTIVAIPVIIFFLIVQGRMTSGLVGGAVKG, translated from the coding sequence GTGACCCTCAAGCTCGGACGCGTCGTCCTCACGGTCGTCGCCATCGTCCTCGCCGTCGTGTGGGCCTTCCCGGTCTACTGGATGGTCAACTCGGCGTTCATCTCGACCGCCGTGCTGCAGCAGTTCACCCCGCACTTCTTCCCCGGCGAGTACTTCACCCCCTCGAACTTCGCCGGCGCGATCGCCGACGGCTCGTTCTGGGGGGCGCTCGGGATGAGCATCTCGATCACCCTCATCGTGGTCGCGTTCTGCCTCGTGTTCGCCTTCCTCGGCGCCGTCGCGATCAGCCGCTTCAAGTTCCGGGGTCGCAAAACCTTCGTGCTCGCGCTCCTGCTGATCCAGATGCTGCCGGCCGAGGGCCTGTTCATCGCGCAGTACAAGATGATGTCGTCGCTGGGGCTGCTCAACTCGATCATCGGCGTCTCGGTCATCTACATCGCGGCCGTCATCCCGTTCACGGTGTGGATGCTGCGCGGCTTCGTCGCGGGTGTGCCCGCCGAGCTCGAGGAGGCCGCCATGGTGGACGGCCTGAGCCGCTTCCAGGCGTTCATGCGCATCACCTTCCCGCTGCTCGCCCCCGGCCTCGTCGCCTCCGGCGTGTACGCGTTCCTGCAGGCATGGAACGAGTTCACGGTCGCGGTGGTGCTGCTGCCGGCCGAGGCGGCGCAGACGCTGCCGCTGTGGCTGCGCGGCTTCGTGCAGGCCTCCGCGACGCGCGAGACCGACTGGGGCCAGGTGATGGCCGCCTCGACCATCGTCGCCATCCCGGTGATCATCTTCTTCCTCATCGTGCAGGGCCGCATGACGAGCGGCCTCGTCGGAGGCGCGGTCAAGGGATGA
- a CDS encoding glycoside hydrolase family 3 N-terminal domain-containing protein, with protein sequence MSITTGSTTQGGAVLLPGFVGTELPPWLEARLRRGLAGVCLFAANIVSPDQLRALTAAIRAANPHALIAIDEEGGDVSRLYAATGSPFPGNAVLGRLDDASLTASVGAAVARELRAAGVNLNFAPDVDINSNPDNPVIGVRSFGTDPALVARHAAAWIAAHEAEGVAVSAKHFPGHGDTAQDSHHALPVVDLPLDTLRARELVPFVAAVAAGARTIMSSHILLPQLDATGPATFSARILGELLRGPADEGGLGFTGVIVSDALDMAGASGEIGIPAAAVRALAAGCDLLCIGTRNTDEQLVAIEAAIGAALADGTLATERLADAEARVGALAASLPGDAIDQPPAFAVDPARVAQAFDIADGVLPLPAGIRILSLETTANMAVGPDVPWGLASVGVEPQRLHEGDALPASDAPYLIVGKDNHRRAWTRDLIDRARAAQPGSVVIDMGWPAPDRRYADIATFGASRSVSDAVRSLLEGTEQ encoded by the coding sequence ATGAGCATCACGACAGGCTCGACGACGCAAGGGGGGGCGGTGCTGCTCCCCGGGTTCGTCGGAACCGAGCTGCCCCCCTGGCTCGAGGCGCGCCTGCGCCGCGGGCTCGCCGGAGTCTGCCTGTTCGCGGCCAACATCGTCTCGCCGGACCAGCTGCGCGCCCTCACGGCGGCGATCCGCGCGGCCAACCCGCACGCGCTCATCGCGATCGACGAGGAGGGCGGCGACGTCTCGCGGCTGTACGCCGCGACCGGTTCGCCGTTCCCGGGCAACGCCGTGCTGGGACGTCTCGACGACGCCTCGCTGACCGCGTCGGTCGGCGCCGCGGTCGCCCGCGAGCTGCGGGCGGCAGGCGTGAACCTCAACTTCGCGCCCGACGTCGACATCAACTCCAACCCCGACAACCCGGTCATCGGGGTGCGCAGCTTCGGCACCGACCCCGCGCTCGTGGCCCGCCATGCGGCGGCCTGGATCGCGGCGCACGAGGCGGAGGGCGTCGCGGTGAGCGCGAAGCACTTCCCCGGCCACGGCGACACCGCCCAGGACTCGCACCATGCGCTCCCGGTGGTCGACCTGCCGCTCGACACCCTGCGCGCGCGCGAGCTCGTGCCCTTCGTGGCCGCGGTCGCGGCGGGGGCGCGCACCATCATGTCGAGCCACATCCTGCTGCCGCAGCTCGACGCCACGGGTCCGGCCACCTTCTCGGCGCGGATCCTCGGCGAACTGCTGCGCGGTCCCGCCGACGAGGGCGGGCTCGGCTTCACCGGGGTGATCGTCTCGGACGCCCTCGACATGGCGGGCGCCTCCGGCGAGATCGGCATCCCCGCCGCGGCCGTGCGCGCGCTCGCGGCCGGTTGCGACCTGCTGTGCATCGGCACCCGCAACACCGACGAGCAGCTCGTCGCGATCGAGGCGGCGATCGGCGCCGCGCTCGCCGACGGCACCCTCGCGACCGAGCGACTCGCCGACGCGGAGGCGCGGGTGGGGGCGCTCGCCGCATCCCTGCCCGGCGACGCCATCGACCAGCCGCCCGCCTTCGCGGTCGACCCCGCCCGCGTCGCGCAGGCCTTCGACATCGCCGACGGCGTGCTGCCGCTGCCCGCCGGCATCCGCATCCTCAGCCTCGAGACGACCGCGAACATGGCGGTCGGGCCCGACGTGCCGTGGGGGCTCGCGAGCGTCGGCGTCGAGCCGCAGCGCCTGCACGAGGGGGATGCGCTCCCCGCATCGGACGCGCCCTACCTCATCGTCGGCAAAGACAACCACCGTCGCGCCTGGACGCGCGACCTCATCGACCGCGCACGGGCCGCACAGCCCGGGAGCGTCGTCATCGACATGGGCTGGCCCGCCCCCGACCGCCGCTACGCCGACATCGCCACCTTCGGTGCGTCGCGCAGCGTCTCGGATGCGGTGCGCAGCCTCCTGGAAGGAACCGAGCAGTGA
- a CDS encoding ROK family protein, whose amino-acid sequence MRVGIDIGGTKTDAVAIGEDGRIAHTLRLPTGFGADVVLRTAVSAVHELSRASDTPVAEITSIGIGIPGAVDPATGRVSHAVNLGLEDLELGAQLHESLGREVRVENDVNAAALGAFHLLDRSPAQSMAYLNLGTGLAAGLVVGGRLWRGVRGVAGEIGHIPVDPVGPVCACGQRGCLELYASGSAVARQWPSTDLLPVRALFTAAASGDPAAVAVRGRLLEGVAEAVRILVLAVDVDDVVIGGGISRLGDELLDGVRAVIAGWETHSPFVTSLALGERLQLLPADFPAAAVGAAFVGDPEASSVGVV is encoded by the coding sequence GTGAGAGTCGGCATCGACATCGGCGGCACCAAGACGGATGCGGTCGCGATCGGCGAGGACGGGCGCATCGCGCACACGCTCCGGCTGCCGACCGGATTCGGCGCGGACGTCGTGCTGCGCACCGCGGTCTCCGCGGTGCACGAGCTGTCGCGCGCCTCGGACACGCCGGTCGCCGAGATCACCTCGATCGGCATCGGCATCCCCGGCGCGGTCGACCCGGCGACGGGGCGCGTCTCGCACGCCGTCAACCTGGGGCTCGAGGATCTCGAGCTCGGCGCGCAGCTGCACGAGAGCCTCGGGCGCGAGGTGCGGGTCGAGAACGACGTCAACGCCGCAGCCTTGGGCGCGTTCCACCTGCTCGACCGCAGCCCCGCCCAGTCGATGGCGTACCTCAACCTCGGCACGGGACTCGCGGCAGGACTCGTCGTGGGCGGCCGCCTGTGGCGCGGCGTGCGCGGCGTGGCGGGCGAGATCGGGCACATCCCGGTCGACCCGGTCGGCCCCGTCTGCGCCTGCGGTCAGCGCGGCTGCCTCGAGCTGTACGCCTCCGGCTCGGCGGTGGCACGCCAGTGGCCGAGCACCGATCTGCTGCCGGTGCGCGCGCTGTTCACGGCGGCGGCCTCCGGCGACCCCGCGGCGGTCGCCGTTCGCGGGCGCCTCCTCGAGGGGGTCGCGGAGGCCGTGCGCATCCTCGTGCTCGCGGTGGACGTGGACGACGTCGTCATCGGCGGCGGCATCAGCCGGCTGGGCGACGAACTGCTCGACGGCGTGCGCGCCGTGATCGCCGGGTGGGAGACGCACTCGCCGTTCGTCACCTCGCTCGCCCTGGGGGAGCGCTTGCAGCTGCTCCCCGCCGACTTCCCGGCCGCGGCCGTCGGAGCGGCGTTCGTGGGCGACCCCGAGGCGAGCTCGGTCGGGGTGGTCTGA
- a CDS encoding glucosamine-6-phosphate deaminase codes for MAEVVILPGSPDEAKRAAGKLAADLIERVVRAKPDAVLGLATGSTPLPVWHSLATRPLDWSRVRGFALDEYIGLPDGHPESYRAVITREVVDTLGLTPSLVHVPGDDGGEIQTAGDRYEAAIAAAGGVDIQVLGIGRTGHIGFNEPGSSFASRTRVKTLTEATRRDNARFFDSILEVPRHCLTQGLGTILDARRLVLLAFGEAKADAVAGAVEGPVSASLPASAIQLHPEVTVILDEAAASKLRFADYYRYAWANRPDWARWS; via the coding sequence ATGGCCGAAGTCGTCATCCTGCCCGGCTCGCCGGATGAGGCGAAGCGCGCAGCGGGGAAACTCGCAGCCGACCTCATCGAGCGCGTCGTGCGCGCGAAGCCCGATGCGGTGCTGGGACTCGCCACGGGGTCCACGCCGCTGCCCGTCTGGCACTCGCTCGCCACCCGGCCGCTCGACTGGTCGCGGGTGCGCGGCTTCGCGCTCGACGAGTACATCGGCCTGCCCGACGGCCACCCCGAAAGCTACCGCGCGGTCATCACGCGCGAAGTCGTCGACACCCTCGGCCTCACGCCGTCTCTCGTCCACGTGCCTGGGGACGACGGCGGCGAGATCCAGACCGCGGGCGACCGCTACGAGGCCGCGATCGCTGCGGCCGGGGGTGTCGATATCCAGGTGCTCGGCATCGGGCGCACGGGGCACATCGGGTTCAACGAGCCGGGCTCCTCGTTCGCCTCGCGGACCCGGGTGAAGACCCTCACGGAGGCGACCCGCCGCGACAACGCGCGCTTCTTCGACTCGATCCTCGAGGTGCCGCGGCACTGCCTCACCCAGGGGCTCGGCACGATCCTCGACGCGCGGCGGCTCGTGCTGCTCGCCTTCGGCGAGGCGAAGGCGGATGCCGTGGCGGGCGCGGTCGAGGGCCCGGTGTCGGCGTCGCTGCCCGCGTCGGCGATCCAGCTGCACCCCGAGGTGACGGTCATCCTCGACGAGGCGGCCGCGTCGAAGCTGCGCTTCGCCGACTACTACCGCTACGCCTGGGCCAATCGACCCGACTGGGCGCGCTGGAGCTAG
- the nagA gene encoding N-acetylglucosamine-6-phosphate deacetylase: MTVLLHSALLTDERAETPDGWVLFDGDRIAAVGAGELPDADETVDLAGARLVPGFVDIHGHGGGGHAFDDGGEELHAALAVHRAHGTTRSVISLVANPLASLRQNLVEIAALAASDPLVLGSHLEGPFLAPGKRGAHHAEYLREPDPIAVDELIGAAAGTLRQVTLAPELPGAAAAIDAFVAAGVRVAVGHTEADFETAARAFDRGATLLTHAFNAMNGIHHRAPGPVVAALSDPRVTLELVLDGHHVDERVAALALDEAPGRVALITDAMAAAGSADGHYRLGSLNVTVRDGLAVLSGTQTIAGSTLTLDAALRRAVEVVGLDWPDAVGAVTAVPARALGYGDRLGLLEPGYAADAVVLDADGGVAAVWAAGGRIG, encoded by the coding sequence GTGACGGTTCTGCTGCACTCCGCTCTGCTCACCGACGAACGCGCCGAGACCCCTGACGGGTGGGTGCTGTTCGACGGGGATCGGATCGCGGCGGTGGGGGCCGGCGAGCTGCCGGATGCCGACGAGACGGTGGATCTCGCGGGCGCGCGGCTCGTGCCGGGCTTCGTCGACATCCACGGGCACGGCGGCGGCGGGCACGCCTTCGACGACGGCGGCGAGGAGCTGCATGCGGCCCTCGCCGTGCATCGCGCCCACGGCACCACCCGGTCGGTGATCTCGCTCGTCGCGAACCCGCTCGCCTCGCTGCGGCAGAATCTGGTCGAGATCGCGGCCCTCGCGGCGTCCGACCCGCTCGTGCTCGGCTCGCACCTGGAGGGACCGTTCCTCGCCCCCGGCAAGCGCGGCGCCCACCACGCCGAATACCTGCGTGAACCCGACCCGATCGCGGTCGACGAGCTCATCGGCGCGGCCGCCGGCACGTTGCGGCAGGTGACCCTCGCCCCCGAGCTGCCCGGAGCCGCCGCCGCGATCGACGCCTTCGTCGCGGCCGGCGTGCGGGTGGCGGTGGGGCACACGGAAGCCGACTTCGAGACCGCGGCACGCGCGTTCGACCGCGGCGCCACCCTCCTCACGCACGCCTTCAATGCCATGAACGGCATCCATCACCGCGCCCCCGGGCCCGTCGTGGCGGCGCTCTCCGACCCGCGGGTGACGCTCGAGCTCGTGCTCGACGGGCACCACGTGGACGAACGCGTCGCAGCCCTCGCGCTCGACGAGGCACCGGGACGGGTGGCGCTCATCACCGATGCGATGGCCGCCGCGGGCAGCGCCGACGGCCACTACCGCCTCGGCTCGCTCAACGTGACCGTGCGCGACGGCCTCGCCGTGCTCTCGGGCACCCAGACGATCGCCGGCTCGACCCTCACGCTCGATGCGGCGCTGCGGCGCGCGGTCGAGGTGGTGGGGCTGGACTGGCCGGACGCCGTGGGCGCCGTCACCGCGGTCCCCGCGCGGGCGCTCGGCTACGGCGATCGACTGGGACTGCTGGAGCCCGGCTACGCGGCCGACGCCGTAGTGCTCGACGCCGACGGCGGCGTCGCCGCGGTGTGGGCCGCTGGTGGGCGGATCGGCTGA
- a CDS encoding AAA family ATPase produces MTTRTLRDTVAAADAERFAGRDAEFATVRELLDPAGERRVLYVHGAGGIGKSALLRATARAAEADGYQVAAHDARTLPGELAPLVERVLEGGTARRCIVIDEVDALGAALRPLRDALLDSLGDDSRIVFAGRAAPDPSWHDHGLPAVVVELLLHPLADEHATALLAASGVTDDERQEEIVAWAQGSPLALTVAAAAPAGTPGSLESELEGRLTAWLAGQSMLDADPAVLEVAALTRVVDARLIAAALPGRSTRDAMRALAALPVVERLGPGLTMHPVLASAMRARLRATAPGRYRELVHRVALHLGGRARLGDIDALIELSQFIEGEEYRRSFSNRPSATHYADAAAPGEFPAFGRANGYDEDPGWDELLAWDASPDLDFVMRRWDGTALLYNRFTKVSRLPRLGPITEALAESARLAGVDPERSFAGVSLFADASLRDRAEASRLSTGAFMYRVDMPDVEAILIHFPRGEREPGLNAAVSRAASGPGVPAVTITDFRPVGAVGFVEALVLREQGYPSRTGAPRDLLASDQDLEREARLREVLDRVFDQSGEDRRLRQAIELAHFGPRRRESELLAAMHVSRPTWYRLLRRARERVLGAAGELPPVG; encoded by the coding sequence GTGACGACCAGGACGCTTCGCGACACCGTGGCCGCCGCCGATGCCGAGCGTTTCGCCGGACGGGATGCCGAGTTCGCGACCGTGCGCGAGCTTCTCGATCCCGCCGGCGAGCGCCGCGTGCTCTATGTGCACGGCGCGGGCGGCATCGGCAAGTCGGCGCTGCTCCGGGCGACGGCGCGCGCCGCGGAGGCGGACGGCTACCAGGTGGCCGCCCATGACGCCCGCACCCTCCCGGGTGAGCTCGCGCCGCTCGTCGAGCGCGTGCTGGAGGGCGGCACGGCGCGCCGCTGCATCGTGATCGACGAGGTGGATGCCCTGGGCGCCGCCCTGCGTCCCCTCCGCGACGCCCTGCTCGACTCCCTCGGCGACGACTCGCGCATCGTCTTCGCGGGCCGCGCCGCCCCCGATCCGTCCTGGCACGATCACGGCCTGCCCGCGGTGGTCGTCGAGCTGCTGCTGCATCCGCTCGCCGACGAGCACGCGACCGCGCTGCTGGCCGCGAGCGGCGTGACCGACGACGAGCGCCAGGAGGAGATCGTCGCGTGGGCGCAGGGGTCCCCGCTCGCGCTCACCGTCGCGGCGGCGGCGCCCGCGGGCACCCCGGGCTCGCTCGAGTCGGAGCTGGAGGGCCGGCTGACGGCGTGGCTGGCCGGCCAGTCGATGCTCGACGCCGACCCCGCCGTGCTCGAGGTGGCCGCGCTCACGCGCGTCGTCGATGCGCGGCTCATCGCGGCGGCGCTGCCCGGCCGCTCGACCCGGGACGCCATGCGGGCGCTCGCGGCGCTCCCCGTGGTCGAACGGCTCGGCCCCGGACTGACCATGCATCCGGTGCTCGCCTCCGCGATGCGCGCACGGCTGCGCGCGACGGCCCCCGGACGCTACCGCGAGCTCGTCCACCGCGTCGCCCTCCACCTCGGCGGTCGGGCGCGCCTCGGCGACATCGACGCGCTCATCGAGCTCTCGCAGTTCATCGAGGGGGAGGAGTACCGCCGCTCGTTCTCGAACCGGCCGAGCGCCACGCACTACGCCGACGCGGCAGCGCCGGGCGAGTTCCCCGCCTTCGGGCGGGCGAACGGCTACGACGAGGACCCGGGCTGGGATGAGCTGCTCGCCTGGGATGCCTCGCCCGACCTCGACTTCGTCATGCGTCGCTGGGACGGCACCGCCCTGCTCTACAACCGCTTCACGAAGGTGTCGCGTCTTCCGAGGCTCGGCCCGATCACGGAGGCGCTCGCGGAGTCGGCCCGTCTCGCCGGAGTCGACCCGGAGCGCTCCTTCGCGGGCGTGTCGCTGTTCGCCGACGCCTCGCTCCGCGACCGTGCGGAGGCCTCGCGCCTCTCGACGGGGGCGTTCATGTACCGCGTCGACATGCCCGACGTGGAGGCCATCCTCATCCATTTCCCCCGGGGCGAGCGCGAGCCGGGCCTCAACGCCGCGGTGAGCCGTGCGGCGAGCGGCCCCGGGGTCCCTGCAGTGACGATCACCGACTTCCGGCCGGTCGGCGCGGTGGGCTTCGTGGAGGCGCTCGTGCTGCGCGAACAGGGCTACCCGTCGCGGACGGGGGCGCCGCGCGACCTGCTCGCCTCCGACCAGGATCTCGAACGCGAGGCCCGCCTGCGCGAGGTGCTCGACCGCGTGTTCGACCAGAGCGGGGAGGATCGCCGGCTCCGGCAGGCG